AGTGGAACTGCTCAAGACCGCGGGGATCAGGGGCCCAGACTTTTGTTCTGGCGAATTTATCTGGACTGCTTTGTCAACTCCTCCCTGCTGCTCTACTGAACGCCGGAAGGATTCACTATTACTACTCACTTCTAAGGCAGAACGATTTACAAAGTAGGATAAGCCATTCACTGCGCCAATCACCAGAAACACATACAGCAAGTAAAGATGAATCGGTCGCAGTTGAGCTGATGGCAAACGCTGCCAGGTAGGTTTGATGAACTGGAAAACAGGCCCTGTAGGGAAGTCACGGGAGAATTCGGCACCGTTCATTCCCAGGGCCTCAGCATACCGCTTGATAAACCCCTTAATATAGACAGGCTCTGGCAATATTGCCCAATGACTTTCTTCAATTGCCCTCAGCAGACGAACCTGAATCCGGGTCTTTTCCCCAACCTCCTCTAGGGAAAGCGACTGCTCCTGGCGGAACTGGCGGAGGTGAGACCCAAGCTCTTTCAGCTTCTCGACTTGTTGCTGCTGAACATTGAGTGGATTCTCCTTCATACACGGCGCTCCTTGATGTCTGCTGGCACTTCTATTGATGTTAAGTTGACTTGGTTTTTGAGAAAAGCAATTTCAAAATCTTCTAAAAGACGATAAGTACCGGGGAACATTGACTTTGCTTTCCGTTCTAAATGAATCGGACCTATCGCGATGCGATGGAGATGGATGACAGGATAGCCTAGTTGCTCGGCAATACGTCGAATCTGGCGGTTTCTCCCCTCTGTCAGAACGACTTCCAGCAGGGTTTGAGAATCCCGCTTTTCCAGTACCCGAACAGGTGCGGGTAAAGTCTTTTGCCCAGACAGAATAACACCCTGACGCCAGTTGTCAAGTACGCTCTCTGGAGGATGACCCTGAATCCAAACCTGATATGTTTTCGGCAGGTGATAGCGAGGATGGGTCAGACGCAGCGTCATTTCACCGTCATTGGTGAGCAGCAATGCTCCTGTAGAGTCAGCATCTAAGCGTCCTACAGGGTGTAGACCTTTACCTTCTCGCAGGTGCAGAGGCAATAAATCGAGAACGGTGCGGCGATTTTGGGGATCGCGGCAAGTAGAAACGACCCCGGCGGGTTTGTAAAGTAGAAAATACAGCATCCCAGGACGACTGGGGGGAACTATAATGCCATCTACTTCGATGCGGTCTTGTTCTGGATTCGCTGTTTGCCCCAGATGAACCACAGTACCATTAAGCCGCACGCGCCCTTCGACAATCATTTTCTCTGCTTGGCGGCGTGAGGCAATACCCCTTTGGGAAAGAATTTTTTGTAGCCTTTCGGCCATAGGTAAGATTTATGCACTGACTGGGTAAGGGTTTAGGGTAAAGCCAGCCGAGGCGATGCCCCGGTAGACTATTTTGGATTTTGGATCTGGGATTTAGAATAAATCTCCTTTTCTTCAATCTAAAATCGACCACTGGCTATACTATGTACAAATATTACAGGAAGAATGCCATTGATTACTAAGCAGCAAAGCCGGATTATTAGCTCTGTGTTGTCCCCGGCTTGCCGGGCGTGGTTGCGATCGCAAGTATCTGCGATTGGTGATCTGAGCGTCAAAATCTCCGGGGGCGATCGCCAAATCCTCTCTGGTTATATTCCCAAAGTAGCGATCTCTGCCAGCCGTGCCATCTATCAAGGGCTGCATCTGTCTGAAATTCACCTAGTCGGAGAAAACATTCGCATCAATCTGGGTCAAGTTCTCAAAGGAAAGCCCTTGCGCCTTCTCGAACCAATCCCAGTTTCCGGTGAACTTTTGTTAGAAGAAGCAGACCTGAAAGCTTCTCTTGATGCACCCTTATTAGCCACGGCTTTAAATGATTTACTGGGGACACTGCTCTTGGCGGCTTTTCATCTGCACCCAGCTGACATCTTAGAAGACAAGCAAATCAATTGGCAACAAATTACTATTGAGCCTGAGTGTCTGACTCTCAGTGGTACCCTGACAGACGCTACTAATTACACCACGCCTTTCGTGCTTCGTACCGATCTCCAGTTAGCCAGCCCCCATGAACTGTTACTGGTTAACCCTTGTATCGAGATCCAGCAAAAATTGGTGCAAGCGGAGGAAGGATTCAAAATAGATTTGGGCAAAGAAGTCGATATTCAGGAATTAACTTTGAGTCAAGGTCGGCTAGTTTGTCGCGGCGGCATTACTGTAATTCCTTAATTGGGGATTGGGGATTGGGGATTGGGAATTGGGAATTGGGAATTGGCAAGAATCTTACCCAGTCCCCAACCCCTAGTCCCTAGTCCCTAGTTCCCAGTCCCCAGCCCCCAGCCCCCAGCCCTACTTCTCTAGAACAGGTAACAACAGGGTGACGAAATAGTAAACCAAAGGCGCGGTGAAAACGTAACTATCAGCCCGATCTAAAATGCCGCCGTGACCGGGAATTAGTTGCCCGGAGTCCTTTACGCCAGCATCTCGCTTCATCATCGACTCAGTTAAGTCTCCTAGTAGGCTGGCAATACCAATCAGCAGCCCCAAGGCGAAACCACTCAGCTGCCAAACGGGCCACTCAAGATACCAAGCCCCAGCTACCGCCACTGCTACGCTGCCGATTACTCCAAAAACAGCACCTTCGACAGTTTTTTTCGGGCTAATGTCGGAGAGGCGGGTGCGACCAAAGAACTTGCCGAAGATGTAAGCACCAATATCAGCTGCCCAAATGCAGCCAAATGCCAGTAGCGTTGCTGTTAAGCCTAGGGGGAGACTGCTGATTTGGTGCCAGTCAGCGCTCAGGGAGCCATTGAAGGGTTCGGCGTTGGCGATCGCGGGGGCGAGTCCAACGCGCAGCCGCACCCAGTAGCTGGGCAGATAGCCGCCGTAGAATAAACCTAAAATTGAGGCGGAAATATCGGCAATTGTGGCAAGTTTGGGCTGAAATAGCAGGTAAAAACAAATTAAGGTTCCTGCTAGGGAAAACATGGCATCTGTCAGATCCGGTGCGAGTGCGGCTGTGAGTAACAAAACCTGACTTACTACCAATGTGGTTTTGGCGGCTGGGGCAATGCCTTTGGCTCGCGTTAACTGAAAATACTCTAACTGACCGAGATAAATGATGATACACAGACCAGCTGTAAAGAACCATCCTCCAAAGATCAGCATGGAGAGGGCCAAGGCGATCGCTACTATTCCACTAAAAATTCGAGACCAAGGCATAAGGCGCGTTCTCTCTTGACCCCAGCGAGGAGGTTAATAGAAATTTAATAAGATTAAGAATTACTTTTGCACACTTTAGCCTATCCGCAGCGGATTTGGGCGATTGGTGCTGGCAATTCTCACCCTTATTCATCTTTGTGAAAGCGATCGCTTTGTTGCGACTAAAAAATCAATCCCTTCTGGTATGGATCTTAACGATAATTCTTCAGCCCTAACTCGCCTTTGAATATTGCCATTAGTCGCTTGAAAATTTTCAATCCAACTTTTCCCCACTGAGAATAAAAATCGGATCGACTGCGGCAAAGGTTTGATGAACCCCTCGCGTTTCCAGACGGTTAACAGCCGACTGAACTACCTCGATATTCCGGGCTTGTAACTCTGCGAAACCTTCGGAGATGGCATAGAGACTTTCTAGATTAGCAGCTGTGGCAACTACTCTGCCTTCGGGTTGCAAGTATTGCCAGACTACTTTCAGGATGTCTTTGATCGGTTGTCCGCCCTCAATGCAAACCCGGTGGGGTGGAACAGGTAAATTTTTTAGACACTCTGGGGCGCTACCTTCGATAATTTCCACATTGCGGACTCCGAAGCGATCGCAGTTGCGACGAATCAAATTCGCCACTTCCTCATCTCTTTCTATTGCCACAATTTTACCTTTAGGACACAGCAAACCAGTTTCCACAGGGATCGTTCCGGTGCCTGCACCAATATCCCACAACACAGAATCTTGTTTAAGTCTGAGGAGGGACAACAAAAGCAACCGCACCTCTCGTTTACTCAGGGGTATCCCCGGCAACCTCTCGAACAGGTCATCGGGGATACCAGGAGTAACATAAGGCCAGATTGGAGAGGGCATAGGAACAATTCAGAGACACCTTTCGAGATGTTGCATTCAACGTCTCTACTTTCGCACAACCTTTAGTGTTTTGAGACTGGAATCGGTACAACCTGTAATGCTTCCACCTAAAGTAACAATTTGTTGCAGGTAGTCCAAAGCTGCGGGGGCGATCGCTTCTCCAGGCATCAAAACGGGGATTCCAGGGGGATACGGGCAGATTATCTCTGCACTGATGCGTTCTACAGCCTTTTCCACGGGAAGGGTTTCTGTTTGGGAGAAGAAGGCTTCGCGGGGGGAGAGGTAAGGATGAATGATAAAGGATGAGGGATGAATTTGCAGGTATTCTGCTTTCCATCTGGTGAATACATCCAGATATGGGTTGGCAAAGGTAGTTTGTGGGTGTTTCTCGGCTAAAGTTTGGAGGGCGCACACCAAACCGTCTATATCTGCCTGGGTGTTCCCCAAACTGAGAATAAAGGTTAGATGTTGCAGGGATGCCAACTCAGAGGTAACGCCTAGCTTGTCATGGAGAATTTCATCAGCTTCAAATCCAGTCACGCCTAAACCAGAAACGCTGACAGTCAACCGCGTTGTATCTAGGGCAACAAAACCGGGGGTATTTGAGGATTCTAAAACGGATAATCCGGGAATTTGGCTAATTTTGGTTCTTGCCTGATTAGCCAGTTCCAAGGTTCTCGCCATCAGCTGTTTTCCGTGTACTGCCATTTGCTGCCTTGCCCCGTCGAGGGAAGCTAGGAGTAGATAGCTAGGGCTGCTAGACTGCAAAAGTTGTAAGGCAATGCTTACGCGATCGCTATCTACTAAGTTTCCCTGAACGTGCAGCATGGATGCTTGAGTTAGCGCCCCCAGTACCTTGTGAGTCGATTGAACGCTTAAATCTGCCCCGGCTGATAAGGCTGAGGGCGGCAAATCTGGGTGAAAGGCAAAATGAGCGCCGTGGGCTTCGTCTACCAATAGGGGAATACCGTGCTGATGGGACACTTGCGCGATCGCTTTCACATCCCCGCAAGCGCCATAATAAGTCGGATAGACCATCATCACCGCCTTAACGTCTGGATGCTGCTTCAAGGCGGCTGCAACTGCCACAGGGGTGATACTGTGAGCGATATCGGAATCTGGGTCGTATTCTGGATTCAGGAAAATTGGGATCGCACCCGAAACGATTAAGCCGTGGATAGCCGATTGATGGATATTCCGAGGCAGGATAATCTTGTTCCCAGGGTTACAGGTGGCTAAAATTGCCGCCATCACCCCACAAGTGGAACCATTTACCAAAAACCAGGTACGTTCTGCGCCAAAGGCCTCCGCCGCGAGTTCTTGGGCTTTTTGGATAACGCCTTCTGGAGCAAACAAATTATCTAATTCTGGCAATTCTGCCAAATCTGCGGGAAACACGGCTGAACCTAATAAATCTGCCAAGGGCTGGGAAATGCCTTGTCCCCGCTTGTGTCCCGGCGTGTAAAAGGGAGCATGATGCTTAGTAGCGCACTCCTGAATAGCATCCACTAATGGCGTGGTTATTTGAGACCCTGGTACAAAATCCATGCGCTAACTTTCTTGTTAATCAATGTGATTTCTGCCGCAGTTTGTTGGCTGAGGCTTTAAGATATATCCTTTCTGGCTAACAATTTAACCAGCGTCAAGTCCTAATGTTGATGCGTCGATACCTGCTAAAGTATTGAATTTGGATGCTGTTTGATTAATATTTAATAAGGAGTGTCAGTCAATGTAGTTACTCAGGGGGATGTGATGTTATTAGTTTTTCCCTATTTTAAGAGGGTTCAGTAATTGGAGGCGATCGCATGATTAATCCTATCCCTAACCCCATTCCCCAACCAGGTAATCCCATCCCCTCACCAATCCCCGATCCCATTCCTAGCCCGTCGCCAGTACCAGAACCCATACCGGGCCCAGCCCCAGAACCAGTGCCAGCACCCATCCCCCAGCCTGTTCCGGGGCCAGTACCAGAACCAGTGCCAGCGCCGATACCTCAGGCTGTTCCAGGGACAATTCCTCAAACCATTCCTGAACCTGTCTGAAAAAAATTCGCCCAGTCTCCACCCTGCTAATCGTCAAATTAAATCCAAAATGCTAAGAGCCGGAATTGTCGGACTTCCCAACGTCGGAAAATCAACCTTATTCAACGCCCTGGTTGCCAACGCCAAGGCAGAAGCTGCCAATTTCCCTTTTTGCACTATCGAACCCAATGTCGGTGTCGTTTCTGTGCCAGATGAAAGGTTAAACGCCCTGGCTAATATTTCCAGCTCGGTGCAAATTGTACCGACGCGGGTTGAATTTGTCGATATTGCTGGTTTAGTGAAAGGCGCTAGTCAGGGGGAAGGACTGGGTAATCAATTTTTATCCCACATTCGAGAAGTTGATGCCATAGTTCATGTGGTGCGCTGTTTCGAGAATGATGACATTATCCACGTTGCCGGCTCTGTTGACCCAGCGCGAGATATTGACATCATCAATTTGGAGTTAGCTTTAGCAGATTTATCTCAAGTTGAGCGACGAATTGAGCGCACCCGCAAAGCTGCCCGTACCAGCAAAGAAGGACAAATTGAACTTGCTGCTTTAGAAAAATTGGGCGCTTTATTAAATGAGGGCAAACCAGCGCGGCGGGCTGACTTAAATGAAGAAGAAGCTGAAGCGCTCAAAGGATTAGGACTGCTCACAGGCAAACCAATTATTTATGCTGCAAATGTGTCTGAGGATGACTTAGCCACTGGTAATGAATATGTGGAGCAAGTGCGGCAAATTGCGACCCAAGAAAATGCCCAAGTCGTAATTGTTTCTGCCCAAGTGGAAGCGGAATTAGTCGAATTACCAGAAGAAGATAAAGCTGAATTTCTGGGATCTCTTGGCGTTGAAGAAGGCGGATTGAAATCTCTAATTCGCGCCACTTACGAACTTTTGGGCTTGCGTACTTACTTTACCACTGGCCCGAAAGAAAGCCGCGCCTGGACAATTACAGCGGGAATGACAGCGCCTCAAGCAGCAGGTGTGATTCACTCGGATTTTGAGCGCGGTTTTATCCGGGCGGAGACTGTCGCCTATGAAGATTTAGTTGCAACTGGTTCGATGAATGCTGCGAAGGAAAAAGGCTTAGTTCGCAGTGAAGGTAAAGAATATATTGTCAAGGAAGGCGATGTGATGCTGTTCCGTTTTAATGTCTAGGTTATTGACGCCTCGGAGACACAAAAGATGGATATTGTTTCGCTTCTGGTTGCTTGGCTAATCACTGCTGTTAGCTTGTTTATCATTTCCAAATTACCAATCGGTGTTGAAATTGACACTTTTCCCAAAGCCCTCATTTCAGCAGCAGTTTTTGGACTCCTGAATGCTTTAGTGCGTCCAGTTATTTTCTTTTTGTCTTTGCCAATTACCATCCTAACTTTTGGTCTTTTCCTCTTTGTACTCAACGCGATTATCTTTGGTTTAGCTGCTTATTTAGTACATGGATTTCGCTTGCGCTGGGGGATTTGGAGTGCGTTGTATAGGCTCAATTGCACTCAGCATTATCAACTCTATTATCCATAAGTTGCTGGGCGCGTTTTAGTTGACAGGATAATTTTAGTAAGTTTTTAAAAAGTCGGTTTCTTGTAGAAACCGGCTTTTTCAGTATTTGTACGGAAACACCATAAGTAGCTAGTGCGATAGACTTTGATGAATGCTGCCAGCTTAGCGGTGCAAGGATGGTGAGAAATGCTGGGATGGATCTTTGGAGGTTTTATTAAAAAATTAGACCGTGCTTCTAAAGACGTTTCGCAGGATTTCGTGAAATCAGCTGGGAAAGAAATAAGTGAATTGTTTGATAAAAAACTATATCCCTTAGCTGACAAGCTTGATTACATAGCTCAAAACCGAATCAAACAAGCAAAAAATGAAATGGAGGAATTAGAAACTAAGACGATAGGTGATATCGAATCTCTACTAAACCAGACTGATGAAAAAGTAAAAGATGCTTTGGAAAACATTAATCAAGTGCGAGTAGCAGCGCTTAGAGATGTAAGAGAAACTATCGGAATAACTGATACCTATTTAGAAAATCGAATTAACCAAATTTCTCTGATGTTCATGGAAGCCTTGACTTTAGGCACTACCGCAATTTTTACACAAATTAATTTTTTAGAAGAGAAGTTATTTAAAGATGCTAATCAGCTTGTAGATAAGATAGACGAAGCGATAGATGGAAAGCTTGAACAGATTCGGAATGAGTTAAAAAAGCATTTAGCTCATGCTTTGCCGAATCCTTTTGATAAATGTAGACAGAGGCTCAAAATAGGATTGAAGCCTGGTGCTAGGCTTTCGGACATTGAGCTTTATGAACTAAGCGAATGCTATGAGTTGAGCAAGTTGAATGAGAAAAGTTCTATTGACGAGGTGCTGAAGATTTATGGACAACTTCAACACAATGCAGCGATGATGGCTGCTTTAGTAAAAAAATCTCCAGAGTTGAAAAGGATAGCTATTCAAGATTGGCTCAAATATGGCGTACTTTGTGAGTTTTGGCGCGGAACAATCAAGACTTATGATTCTACCGATCCTCTTTTGCTAAAGTCTGAAAAGTCGCAGCCATTCTTCACAGGTAAAGAGGATACATAAAATAAGAAGGAGAAGAGATTTTTATGGGTAAAGCTGGTGCTGATGACTGGAAAACGCCGCTTGGGTTTTATGAAAAAGCGATCGCAGAACTAGAACGAACACGCGAAGAGTTTCAAACAGAACTACAAATATTGAGAGAGCTTCAGGCTTCTCACGTAAATCTGAAAGCAGAGTTTCAGACAGAAATACAAGACTTGAAAAGTGAGATTCAAAATTATCAGCGACAACTAGAAACTACTAAGGTAGAACTTAAGTCCACTAAAACAGAACTTCAGACTACTAATGAACGTTTTGAGAATTTAGTAACAGAAACCCAAAAAATAGCTGAATATGCTTACGTTAAATCTAACGAAGCTGAAACAACAGCTAATAGTGCTAATTCTGAAATCGAGTCTGTTAAAGCTGGTATTGAAGATGGAACAATTATTGCTCATAAGGCACTAATGCTACAAGGTAAAGACGACCAGCACTGGATGAGATTTCGCGAACTCGATAGTGTAAATAATCATTGCTTTCAAGTATGGAAAAGCAATGATGATACATGGCATAAAATTTCTGGATTAGGAGTAGATTATCGGAAACTTGAGCAGCTATTAGCAGCAGGAAAATGGCAAGAAGCAGATGAGGAAACTTTTAAGAAAATGTTGGAGGTAGCAGGGAGGCAAAAAGAAGGCTGTTTGAAAAACGAAGATATTGATAAATTCTTCTGTGAAGATATCCGCACCATTGACCAACTGTGGGTTAAATACAGTAATGGGCATTTTGGATTGAGCGTGCAAATTCACATTTATAAAAGCTTGGGAGGAGCAATAAAATACGATTCAAAAATTTGGCAGGATTTTGGCGATCGCATCGGCTGGCGTGCGAACAACCAGTGGCTTTGGTACAGATATATAAATTTTTCAACCGCAGCACCTGCTGGTCATCTCCCTGCAAGGATATGGGATGATTGGGGCGGAGGTGGGGTAGGTTCATTTTATTCTCTCGCCTCGAAACTTTTAAGTTGCAATATCT
The window above is part of the Funiculus sociatus GB2-C1 genome. Proteins encoded here:
- a CDS encoding helix-turn-helix domain-containing protein — protein: MKENPLNVQQQQVEKLKELGSHLRQFRQEQSLSLEEVGEKTRIQVRLLRAIEESHWAILPEPVYIKGFIKRYAEALGMNGAEFSRDFPTGPVFQFIKPTWQRLPSAQLRPIHLYLLYVFLVIGAVNGLSYFVNRSALEVSSNSESFRRSVEQQGGVDKAVQINSPEQKSGPLIPAVLSSSTQNGKPVRVDVTVKSDSWIRVVVDGKTQFEGTLPQGTQRTWVAEEKLIVRAGNAGAVLIAVNDEKAKKLGDPGKVREVTFAANSKS
- a CDS encoding pseudouridine synthase; amino-acid sequence: MAERLQKILSQRGIASRRQAEKMIVEGRVRLNGTVVHLGQTANPEQDRIEVDGIIVPPSRPGMLYFLLYKPAGVVSTCRDPQNRRTVLDLLPLHLREGKGLHPVGRLDADSTGALLLTNDGEMTLRLTHPRYHLPKTYQVWIQGHPPESVLDNWRQGVILSGQKTLPAPVRVLEKRDSQTLLEVVLTEGRNRQIRRIAEQLGYPVIHLHRIAIGPIHLERKAKSMFPGTYRLLEDFEIAFLKNQVNLTSIEVPADIKERRV
- a CDS encoding LmeA family phospholipid-binding protein, producing MPLITKQQSRIISSVLSPACRAWLRSQVSAIGDLSVKISGGDRQILSGYIPKVAISASRAIYQGLHLSEIHLVGENIRINLGQVLKGKPLRLLEPIPVSGELLLEEADLKASLDAPLLATALNDLLGTLLLAAFHLHPADILEDKQINWQQITIEPECLTLSGTLTDATNYTTPFVLRTDLQLASPHELLLVNPCIEIQQKLVQAEEGFKIDLGKEVDIQELTLSQGRLVCRGGITVIP
- a CDS encoding phosphatidate cytidylyltransferase, which translates into the protein MPWSRIFSGIVAIALALSMLIFGGWFFTAGLCIIIYLGQLEYFQLTRAKGIAPAAKTTLVVSQVLLLTAALAPDLTDAMFSLAGTLICFYLLFQPKLATIADISASILGLFYGGYLPSYWVRLRVGLAPAIANAEPFNGSLSADWHQISSLPLGLTATLLAFGCIWAADIGAYIFGKFFGRTRLSDISPKKTVEGAVFGVIGSVAVAVAGAWYLEWPVWQLSGFALGLLIGIASLLGDLTESMMKRDAGVKDSGQLIPGHGGILDRADSYVFTAPLVYYFVTLLLPVLEK
- the cbiT gene encoding precorrin-6Y C5,15-methyltransferase subunit CbiT; the encoded protein is MPSPIWPYVTPGIPDDLFERLPGIPLSKREVRLLLLSLLRLKQDSVLWDIGAGTGTIPVETGLLCPKGKIVAIERDEEVANLIRRNCDRFGVRNVEIIEGSAPECLKNLPVPPHRVCIEGGQPIKDILKVVWQYLQPEGRVVATAANLESLYAISEGFAELQARNIEVVQSAVNRLETRGVHQTFAAVDPIFILSGEKLD
- a CDS encoding aminotransferase class I/II-fold pyridoxal phosphate-dependent enzyme; this translates as MDFVPGSQITTPLVDAIQECATKHHAPFYTPGHKRGQGISQPLADLLGSAVFPADLAELPELDNLFAPEGVIQKAQELAAEAFGAERTWFLVNGSTCGVMAAILATCNPGNKIILPRNIHQSAIHGLIVSGAIPIFLNPEYDPDSDIAHSITPVAVAAALKQHPDVKAVMMVYPTYYGACGDVKAIAQVSHQHGIPLLVDEAHGAHFAFHPDLPPSALSAGADLSVQSTHKVLGALTQASMLHVQGNLVDSDRVSIALQLLQSSSPSYLLLASLDGARQQMAVHGKQLMARTLELANQARTKISQIPGLSVLESSNTPGFVALDTTRLTVSVSGLGVTGFEADEILHDKLGVTSELASLQHLTFILSLGNTQADIDGLVCALQTLAEKHPQTTFANPYLDVFTRWKAEYLQIHPSSFIIHPYLSPREAFFSQTETLPVEKAVERISAEIICPYPPGIPVLMPGEAIAPAALDYLQQIVTLGGSITGCTDSSLKTLKVVRK
- the ychF gene encoding redox-regulated ATPase YchF, giving the protein MLRAGIVGLPNVGKSTLFNALVANAKAEAANFPFCTIEPNVGVVSVPDERLNALANISSSVQIVPTRVEFVDIAGLVKGASQGEGLGNQFLSHIREVDAIVHVVRCFENDDIIHVAGSVDPARDIDIINLELALADLSQVERRIERTRKAARTSKEGQIELAALEKLGALLNEGKPARRADLNEEEAEALKGLGLLTGKPIIYAANVSEDDLATGNEYVEQVRQIATQENAQVVIVSAQVEAELVELPEEDKAEFLGSLGVEEGGLKSLIRATYELLGLRTYFTTGPKESRAWTITAGMTAPQAAGVIHSDFERGFIRAETVAYEDLVATGSMNAAKEKGLVRSEGKEYIVKEGDVMLFRFNV
- a CDS encoding GUN4 domain-containing protein yields the protein MGKAGADDWKTPLGFYEKAIAELERTREEFQTELQILRELQASHVNLKAEFQTEIQDLKSEIQNYQRQLETTKVELKSTKTELQTTNERFENLVTETQKIAEYAYVKSNEAETTANSANSEIESVKAGIEDGTIIAHKALMLQGKDDQHWMRFRELDSVNNHCFQVWKSNDDTWHKISGLGVDYRKLEQLLAAGKWQEADEETFKKMLEVAGRQKEGCLKNEDIDKFFCEDIRTIDQLWVKYSNGHFGLSVQIHIYKSLGGAIKYDSKIWQDFGDRIGWRANNQWLWYRYINFSTAAPAGHLPARIWDDWGGGGVGSFYSLASKLLSCNI